A DNA window from Hevea brasiliensis isolate MT/VB/25A 57/8 chromosome 2, ASM3005281v1, whole genome shotgun sequence contains the following coding sequences:
- the LOC110669236 gene encoding probable protein phosphatase 2C 27 isoform X1 — translation MLTAADLSMDVGIVVNESPADEKSNFLPVFQSGSCAERGLKQYMEDEHVCIDNLVEHLGASSNFPAPGAFYGVFDGHGGTDAASFVRRNILRFIIEDSHFPICVEKAIESAFVKADYAFADDSELDISSGTTALTALIFGRTLIIANAGDCRAVLGRRGRAIEMSKDHKPICISEKLRIEKLGGVIYDGYLNGQLSVARALGDWHMKGPRGSACPLTAEPELQETNLSEEDEFLILGCDGLWDVMSSQCAVTIVRKELMLHNDAERCSRELVREALKRKTCDNVTVIVVCFSPDPPPRIEIPQFRVQRSISPEGLNLIKGHM, via the exons ATGCTGACTGCCGCTGATCTG TCAATGGATGTTGGGATTGTTGTCAACGAGTCGCCTGCtgatgaaaaatcaaattttctacCAGTGTTCCAATCAGGGAGCTGTGCTGAACGAGGGCTTAAACAGTATATGGAGGATGAGCACGTGTGTATAGATAATCTTGTTGAACATCTAGGGGCAAGTTCCAACTTTCCCGCACCTGGAGCTTTCTATGGG GTATTTGATGGGCATGGAGGTACTGATGCAGCATCATTTGTTAGACGTAATATTCTCAGGTTCATAATTGAGGATTCTCATTTTCCAATTTGTGTGGAGAAGGCAATTGAGAGTGCTTTTGTGAAAGCTGATTATGCATTTGCAGATGATAGTGAACTTGATATCTCATCTGGTACCACTGCACTAACTGCCCTTATATTTGGAAG AACCTTGATAATTGCCAATGCTGGAGATTGTCGAGCAGTGCTGGGGAGGCGAGGTAGAGCAATAGAGATGTCCAAAGACCACAAACCTATTTGCATATCTGAAAAACTGAGAATTGAGAAACTCGGTGGAGTCATATATGATGGCTACCTTAATGGCCAGTTATCTGTTGCGCGTGCCCTAGGAGACTGGCACATGAAGGGGCCCAGGGGTTCTGCATGCCCTTTAACTGCAGAGCCAGAATTGCAGGAGACAAATCTAAGCGAGGAGGATGAGTTTTTGATCCTAGGTTGTGATGGCCTGTGGGATGTAATGAGCAGCCAGTGTGCAGTGACAATTGTAAGGAAAGAACTAATGCTACATAATGATGCTGAAAGATGCTCAAGAGAGTTGGTCAGGGAGGCTCTAAAGCGCAAAACATGTGATAATGTAACAGTGATAGTGGTTTGTTTCTCGCCAGACCCACCTCCTCGGATAGAGATTCCACAATTTCGAGTTCAAAGAAGCATATCACCAGAAGGTCTGAATTTAATCAAGGGTCACATGTGA
- the LOC110669236 gene encoding probable protein phosphatase 2C 27 isoform X2 — protein sequence MEDEHVCIDNLVEHLGASSNFPAPGAFYGVFDGHGGTDAASFVRRNILRFIIEDSHFPICVEKAIESAFVKADYAFADDSELDISSGTTALTALIFGRTLIIANAGDCRAVLGRRGRAIEMSKDHKPICISEKLRIEKLGGVIYDGYLNGQLSVARALGDWHMKGPRGSACPLTAEPELQETNLSEEDEFLILGCDGLWDVMSSQCAVTIVRKELMLHNDAERCSRELVREALKRKTCDNVTVIVVCFSPDPPPRIEIPQFRVQRSISPEGLNLIKGHM from the exons ATGGAGGATGAGCACGTGTGTATAGATAATCTTGTTGAACATCTAGGGGCAAGTTCCAACTTTCCCGCACCTGGAGCTTTCTATGGG GTATTTGATGGGCATGGAGGTACTGATGCAGCATCATTTGTTAGACGTAATATTCTCAGGTTCATAATTGAGGATTCTCATTTTCCAATTTGTGTGGAGAAGGCAATTGAGAGTGCTTTTGTGAAAGCTGATTATGCATTTGCAGATGATAGTGAACTTGATATCTCATCTGGTACCACTGCACTAACTGCCCTTATATTTGGAAG AACCTTGATAATTGCCAATGCTGGAGATTGTCGAGCAGTGCTGGGGAGGCGAGGTAGAGCAATAGAGATGTCCAAAGACCACAAACCTATTTGCATATCTGAAAAACTGAGAATTGAGAAACTCGGTGGAGTCATATATGATGGCTACCTTAATGGCCAGTTATCTGTTGCGCGTGCCCTAGGAGACTGGCACATGAAGGGGCCCAGGGGTTCTGCATGCCCTTTAACTGCAGAGCCAGAATTGCAGGAGACAAATCTAAGCGAGGAGGATGAGTTTTTGATCCTAGGTTGTGATGGCCTGTGGGATGTAATGAGCAGCCAGTGTGCAGTGACAATTGTAAGGAAAGAACTAATGCTACATAATGATGCTGAAAGATGCTCAAGAGAGTTGGTCAGGGAGGCTCTAAAGCGCAAAACATGTGATAATGTAACAGTGATAGTGGTTTGTTTCTCGCCAGACCCACCTCCTCGGATAGAGATTCCACAATTTCGAGTTCAAAGAAGCATATCACCAGAAGGTCTGAATTTAATCAAGGGTCACATGTGA
- the LOC110669255 gene encoding F-box/kelch-repeat protein At5g42360, giving the protein MSMNGVFSERLTGEASLNRDFEAFSVSQRLVRSVSKKLRKKNNRCEGEEEDSVKGVSVKCLTLYGRGGGCKVGADTGEEYGDPSGRRRSSSSSEEGKGYKPICGTDDAGVNCFSYGVKEKFWKKNNRKVLELEDSIQNSRLHIFLPDDVLEMCLVRLPLTSLMNARLVCKKWRYLTTTPRFFQMRRDGSYQNPWLFLFGAVKDGYCSGEIHILDVSQDQWHNIDSDILKGRFMFSVASIQDDIYIVGGCSSLTHFGRVDRSSFKTHKGVLVFSPLTKSWRKVASMRYARSMPILGISEVSSDFSIVQSHQHRQERHFPRSRIGGVSDVYEDPHRLSLRRQYRNAFDENDASLLHGRKSHRFTRQKNDQPNAKGCKRFVLVAVGGLGSWDEPLDSGEIYDPISNKWTEIQKLPIDFGVVCSGVVCNGIFYVYSETDKLMGYDIERGFWIGIQTFPFPPRVHEYYPKLVSCNGRLFMLSVSWCEGDGQIGQRNKAVRKLWELDLMYLTWTEVSVHPDAPMDWNAAFVADKSLIFGVEMFKIFGQVLDFLTVCDVSDAGTNWSHISRNQMTHELDASSCITKSLAVLHL; this is encoded by the coding sequence ATGTCAATGAATGGAGTGTTTTCTGAGAGACTAACTGGAGAGGCATCTCTTAATCGGGATTTTGAAGCTTTTAGTGTGTCACAGCGCCTTGTTAGAAGTGTTAGTAAGAAGTTGAGGAAGAAAAACAATAGATGTGAAGGAGAAGAAGAGGATAGTGTGAAGGGTGTTTCTGTAAAATGTCTTACTTTATATGGAAGGGGTGGCGGTTGTAAAGTGGGTGCTGACACAGGTGAGGAATATGGGGATCCAAGTGGTAGGAGAAGGTCATCAAGTTCCAGCGAAGAAGGAAAGGGGTACAAACCAATATGTGGCACTGACGATGCTGGAGTTAATTGCTTCTCATATGGAGTAAAGGAAAAGTTTTGGAAAAAAAATAACAGAAAAGTTTTGGAACTTGAAGATTCAATACAAAATAGCAGGTTACACATCTTTCTTCCAGATGACGtgttggaaatgtgtttggtgagaCTCCCATTGACCAGTCTCATGAATGCTCGCCTTGTATGCAAGAAATGGAGATACTTGACCACCACACCTCGGTTCTTTCAGATGAGACGTGATGGTTCTTATCAGAATCCATGGTTGTTTCTGTTTGGGGCTGTTAAAGATGGCTATTGTTCTGGGGAGATACATATATTGGATGTATCACAGGACCAATGGCATAATATTGATTCTGATATTCTAAAAGGAAGGTTCATGTTCTCTGTTGCTAGTATCCAGGATGATATATATATTGTTGGAGGTTGTTCTAGCTTGACCCACTTTGGGAGAGTGGATAGGAGCTCATTCAAAACTCACAAAGGGGTCCTGGTGTTTAGCCCTTTAACAAAATCTTGGCGCAAAGTTGCTTCCATGAGGTATGCAAGATCAATGCCTATTTTGGGAATTTCTGAGGTTAGCTCTGATTTTTCAATTGTTCAGAGTCATCAGCATCGGCAAGAAAGGCATTTTCCCAGGTCTCGAATTGGTGGGGTATCAGATGTTTATGAGGATCCCCATCGGCTTTCGCTAAGACGTCAGTACAGAAATGCTTTTGATGAAAATGATGCATCATTGTTACACGGCAGAAAGTCACACAGGTTCACCAGGCAAAAAAATGATCAGCCAAATGCTAAGGGTTGTAAAAGGTTTGTGTTGGTTGCTGTAGGAGGTCTTGGATCTTGGGACGAGCCTCTGGATTCTGGAGAAATTTATGATCCCATATCAAATAAATGGACAGAAATCCAGAAGCTGCCCATAGATTTTGGGGTGGTATGTTCTGGGGTTGTATGTAATGGGATTTTTTATGTTTATTCTGAGACAGACAAGCTCATGGGATATGACATAGAAAGGGGCTTCTGGATTGGAATCCAAACCTTCCCATTCCCTCCCCGTGTTCATGAGTATTACCCCAAACTTGTATCTTGTAATGGTCGATTATTCATGCTTTCAGTCTCTTGGTGTGAAGGAGATGGTCAAATAGGCCAGAGAAACAAGGCTGTTAGGAAATTGTGGGAGCTAGATCTTATGTATCTTACCTGGACTGAAGTGTCAGTACATCCGGATGCTCCAATGGACTGGAATGCTGCATTTGTTGCAGACAAAAGCCTTATATTTGGGGTGGAAATGTTCAAAATATTTGGTCAAGTGTTGGACTTCCTGACTGTATGTGACGTGTCAGACGCAGGGACGAACTGGAGTCATATTTCAAGGAATCAAATGACTCATGAATTGGATGCTTCATCATGTATTACTAAATCACTGGCTGTGCTACATCTGTGA